From a single Chloracidobacterium thermophilum B genomic region:
- the bluB gene encoding 5,6-dimethylbenzimidazole synthase, with amino-acid sequence MNDWMFSEAERAAVYRAIHTRRDIRSTFLPQPIPDAILWRLLGAAAAAPSVGFMQPTEIIVIRDTEVRRQIHAHFESVNRAAAEVYTDADRRAYDALKLAAIIETPLNLCFTCDTTTRRGRGLGRQTMPETAVFSTVCAVQNVWLAARAENIGVGWVSILEPETVKTRLDIPAHLTLVAYLCVGYVSDFPAQPELETKGWEHARDLTEMVYFDRYGVRHP; translated from the coding sequence ATGAACGACTGGATGTTTTCAGAAGCCGAACGGGCGGCCGTCTATCGGGCCATCCACACCCGGCGGGACATTCGCTCCACCTTTCTGCCACAACCCATCCCCGATGCCATCCTGTGGCGGCTGCTCGGCGCGGCCGCTGCGGCGCCATCCGTGGGCTTCATGCAGCCGACGGAGATCATCGTCATCCGGGATACGGAGGTGCGGCGGCAGATTCACGCGCACTTTGAAAGCGTCAACCGGGCTGCGGCTGAAGTTTATACGGACGCCGACCGCCGCGCCTACGATGCCCTCAAGCTGGCCGCCATTATCGAAACACCGCTCAACCTGTGCTTCACCTGCGACACAACAACCCGGCGCGGGCGCGGTCTGGGACGCCAGACCATGCCGGAAACGGCCGTCTTCTCGACGGTCTGCGCCGTACAGAATGTCTGGCTGGCGGCGCGCGCCGAAAACATCGGCGTCGGCTGGGTCAGCATCCTTGAGCCGGAAACGGTCAAAACCCGGCTCGACATTCCGGCGCACCTGACGCTGGTGGCCTACCTGTGCGTCGGGTATGTCAGCGACTTTCCCGCCCAACCCGAACTTGAAACCAAAGGCTGGGAACATGCGCGCGACCTGACCGAAATGGTGTATTTCGACCGCTACGGCGTTCGCCACCCGTGA
- a CDS encoding SDR family oxidoreductase: protein MPPKVDIGEVLQGQVALVTGASSGIGAAVARELARAGAAVAVNYAGNPAGAQSVADAITAAGGRAIIVRADVSVEAEVTTMFSAVLDAFGRLDILVGNAGLQRDAPFVEMTLEAWERVMAVNLTGQFLCTRAAVRQFLAQEARPEVSSALGKIICISSVHDVIPWAGHVNYAASKGGLSLLVKSLAQEVAEKKIRVNAVSPGAIRTPINRAAWETPEAEAALLKLIPYERVGEPEDIGRAVVWLASDASDYITGATLYVDGGMTLYPEFREGG, encoded by the coding sequence ATGCCCCCCAAGGTGGACATCGGTGAAGTGTTGCAGGGACAAGTGGCGCTTGTGACTGGCGCCAGTTCCGGTATTGGCGCGGCCGTGGCGCGTGAACTGGCCCGGGCCGGCGCGGCCGTGGCCGTCAACTACGCCGGAAACCCGGCCGGCGCGCAGTCGGTGGCCGACGCCATTACGGCGGCTGGCGGTCGGGCCATCATCGTCCGGGCTGATGTCAGCGTCGAAGCCGAAGTGACCACCATGTTTTCCGCCGTGCTCGACGCCTTTGGACGACTTGACATCCTCGTTGGCAACGCCGGCCTGCAACGCGATGCGCCTTTTGTGGAGATGACGCTTGAAGCCTGGGAGCGCGTCATGGCTGTCAACCTGACAGGGCAGTTCCTGTGCACCCGCGCAGCCGTCCGGCAGTTTCTCGCCCAGGAAGCGCGCCCGGAGGTGTCGTCCGCTCTGGGCAAAATCATCTGCATATCCAGCGTTCACGATGTCATTCCCTGGGCCGGGCATGTCAACTACGCTGCCTCGAAAGGCGGTCTGTCGCTGCTCGTAAAATCGCTGGCGCAGGAAGTGGCCGAGAAAAAGATTCGCGTCAATGCCGTCTCGCCCGGCGCCATTCGGACGCCCATCAACCGCGCCGCATGGGAGACGCCCGAAGCCGAGGCAGCGCTGCTCAAACTCATCCCTTACGAACGGGTGGGCGAGCCGGAAGACATCGGGCGCGCAGTCGTCTGGCTGGCGTCGGATGCTTCGGACTACATCACCGGTGCGACGCTCTATGTTGATGGCGGCATGACGCTCTACCCGGAGTTTCGTGAAGGCGGCTGA
- a CDS encoding Hpt domain-containing protein, translating into MSSLNPETIAALKALDDGDGFFAEMVNTFLDNAKVTFEQLYAAQAANDIRALERAAHKLRGAASTIGAQNLMAMCEALETSARAEHVPDVAGSVAAIETELQQVRLALQAEMQN; encoded by the coding sequence ATGAGTTCGCTCAACCCGGAAACCATCGCGGCGCTCAAGGCCCTCGATGACGGCGACGGCTTTTTCGCTGAGATGGTGAACACGTTTCTCGACAACGCCAAAGTGACCTTCGAGCAGCTCTACGCTGCCCAAGCCGCCAATGACATCCGCGCTCTGGAGCGGGCGGCGCACAAGTTACGCGGTGCCGCCAGCACAATTGGAGCGCAGAATCTCATGGCCATGTGCGAAGCCTTGGAAACGTCCGCCCGTGCAGAGCACGTCCCGGATGTGGCTGGCTCGGTGGCCGCCATCGAAACCGAGCTTCAGCAGGTTCGCCTGGCGCTTCAGGCCGAAATGCAAAACTGA
- a CDS encoding peptidase: MTFCLGIKTVEGLVAVADTRITSGTECRTSRKLTIHRAAAAPVFVMTSGLRSARDKVVTYFDEWLRGETVIHRRLYELVNAYGEQVRRVVREDHAMLERDGLRFDLFSIIGGRLPDDGEHRLFLVYPQANWVEIGESSPYAIIGNAFYGKPILDRMLDYGCSLEAALKAALLAFDCTLTSASDVSYPLDVAVLRAGASDFIEHRFTEPDMASYAVWWRTNLRRLVADAPGNWLSFLNLESGL, translated from the coding sequence ATGACCTTTTGCCTCGGTATCAAGACGGTGGAAGGGTTGGTTGCCGTCGCCGACACGCGCATTACCTCCGGGACCGAGTGCCGTACCTCGCGCAAGCTGACCATCCACCGTGCGGCTGCCGCGCCGGTCTTCGTCATGACTTCGGGCCTGCGTTCCGCACGCGACAAGGTGGTGACGTATTTTGACGAGTGGCTCCGGGGCGAAACCGTCATCCACCGCCGGCTGTATGAACTCGTCAATGCCTATGGCGAGCAGGTACGGCGGGTCGTGCGCGAAGACCATGCTATGCTGGAGCGCGACGGCCTGCGCTTTGACCTCTTTTCGATTATTGGCGGACGGCTGCCCGACGACGGCGAACACCGGCTGTTTCTGGTCTATCCCCAGGCCAACTGGGTCGAAATCGGCGAGTCATCGCCCTACGCCATTATCGGCAATGCCTTCTACGGCAAGCCCATTCTCGACCGGATGCTGGATTACGGCTGTTCTCTTGAAGCGGCCCTCAAGGCGGCGCTGCTGGCGTTCGACTGTACGTTGACGAGCGCCAGTGATGTGAGCTATCCGCTGGATGTGGCTGTCCTGCGCGCCGGAGCTTCTGATTTCATTGAGCATCGCTTCACTGAGCCGGACATGGCAAGCTATGCTGTCTGGTGGCGCACCAACCTTCGCCGTCTCGTCGCTGACGCTCCTGGAAACTGGCTGAGCTTCCTCAACCTGGAGTCTGGCTTATGA
- a CDS encoding alpha-E domain-containing protein: protein MLSRVADSIFWMSRYIERAENIARFVDATMTLTLDLPADDTAAWVELVASVGDPVDFAARYGTPTPAAVLRYLTFDEQNPNSILTTLARARENARCVRDTISSEMWEQANRFYLDVKSAATQGRFGAMPHAFFTQVKMSSHLFVGVTDSTMSHGEAWHFNRIGRLLERADKTACILGVERFNATTLAGSSLIDDLHWSGLLRAASALEMYRKRFGRIEPRRVFEFLLLSREFPRAAHYCLLRCVESVHAISGTLPGTYTNLPEQRLGRLAAQLDYAGVEDILPPESPRDARPFLNRFRRDLYAAGDAIAATFFPN, encoded by the coding sequence ATGCTGAGCCGGGTTGCCGATTCGATCTTCTGGATGAGCCGCTACATCGAACGGGCGGAAAACATTGCCCGCTTCGTGGATGCCACCATGACGCTGACGCTCGACCTGCCGGCCGATGACACGGCCGCCTGGGTCGAACTCGTCGCCAGTGTGGGCGACCCCGTTGACTTCGCCGCCCGCTACGGCACGCCCACCCCGGCGGCCGTACTGCGCTACCTGACCTTCGATGAACAAAACCCCAACTCCATCCTGACCACGCTGGCACGGGCCCGGGAAAATGCCCGCTGTGTACGCGACACCATTTCCTCGGAAATGTGGGAGCAGGCCAACCGCTTCTACCTCGATGTCAAAAGCGCCGCCACCCAGGGGCGGTTCGGCGCTATGCCGCATGCCTTTTTCACCCAGGTGAAAATGTCCAGCCACCTGTTTGTTGGCGTGACGGATTCAACGATGTCCCACGGCGAAGCCTGGCACTTCAACCGGATCGGACGCCTGCTCGAACGCGCCGACAAAACGGCCTGCATTCTGGGCGTTGAACGCTTCAATGCCACGACCCTTGCCGGCAGCTCCCTCATAGACGATCTGCACTGGTCGGGCCTGCTGCGCGCTGCCAGCGCCCTTGAGATGTATCGCAAACGCTTCGGCCGCATCGAACCACGCCGGGTTTTTGAATTCCTGTTGCTGAGTCGGGAGTTTCCACGGGCGGCGCACTACTGCCTGCTGCGCTGCGTGGAATCCGTCCATGCCATTTCCGGTACCCTGCCCGGCACTTACACCAACCTGCCCGAACAGCGGTTGGGACGGCTGGCGGCGCAGCTCGACTACGCCGGCGTCGAGGATATTCTTCCGCCCGAGTCACCCCGCGACGCCCGTCCGTTTCTGAACCGCTTCCGGCGTGACCTCTATGCCGCTGGCGACGCCATTGCCGCGACATTTTTTCCCAACTGA